AGCCTCGGCCCCCATCGACCTCGGCGCCGGCGACTTCCTCACCATCGCCGATCTGCGCGAGGTCGTCCGCGACCGCGGCGGCGTGTGGTGGCGCCTGAGCCCCTTCGGGATCGGCGACGCGACCGCGGAGAGCGTCGAGGCGGCCACCGTCATCCCCTCCTTCCACGGCAACGTCGACGGCGCGATCGCCTTCGTGGAGGCGAAGGTCGCCGACGGCTGGCGGGTGGTCGTCCTCGCGACCGGACACGGCCTCGTCGACCGTGCCCGCGACGTGCTCTCCGACCGCGGCATCGCGGCCCGGGTGGTGGAGTCGATCGCGGACGCACCGGACCCGGGGGTCGCGACCCTCACGGTGGGCGGGGTCGAGGCCGGCTTCCAGGTGCCCGAGGCGAAGCTCGCCGTCCTCACCGACAACGAGTTCTACGGCCGCACGATCGGCGGCGACCAGCGCGTCGTCAAGAAGCTCGCGTCCCGTCGGAAGAACGTCGTCGACCCGCTGCAGCTCAAGCAGGGCGACTTCGTGGTGCACGCCACACACGGCATCGGCCGGTTCGTCGAGATGACCCAGCGCGAGGTCTCCACCGGCGGCCGCAACGCCGCGAAGTCGATCCGCGACTACCTCGTGCTGGAGTACGCGCCGTCCAAGCGCGGCTACCCCGGCGACAAGCTGTACGTGCCCACCGACCAGCTCGACCTCCTGTCGAAGTACGTCGGCGGCGAGGCCCCGACGCTGTCGAAGATGGGCGGCAGCGACTGGGCGCAGGCCAAGGGCAAGGCGCGCAAGGCGGTCCGCGACATCGCCGTCGAGCTCGTCAAGCTCTACTCCGCCCGGATGAGCGCCAAGGGGTACGCCTTCGGCCCTGACACCCCCTGGCAGCGCGAGCTGGAGGAGGCGTTCCCGTTCGCGGAGACCCACGACCAGCTGCAGACCATCGACGAGATCAAGGCCGACATGGAGCGGCCGATCCCGATGGACCGGCTGCTCTCGGGCGACGTCGGCTTCGGCAAGACCGAGGTCGCGGTCCGGGCGGCGTTCAAGGCCATCCAGGACGGCAAGCAGGTGGCGATGCTCGTCCCGACGACCCTGCTCGTGAAGCAGCACCTCGAGACGTTCACGGAGCGCTTCGCCGGGTTCCCGGTCAAGGTGCGGCCGCTGTCGCGGTTCCAGACCGACAAGGAGGCGCGGCTCACCCTGCAGGGCCTGCTCGACGGCTCCGTGGACATGGTGATCGGCACGCACCGCATCCTCACGGACCAGGTGCTGTTCAAGGACCTCGGCCTCATGATCATCGACGAGGAGCAGCGGTTCGGCGTCGAGCACAAGGACGCGCTGAAGAAGATGAAGACCAACGTCGACATCCTCGCCATGAGCGCCACCCCGATCCCGCGCACCCTGGAGATGGCGGTCACCGGCATCCGCGAGATGTCGACCCTCGCCACGCCGCCGGAGGATCGGCACCCGATCCTCTCGTTCGTCGGCCCCCGCAGCGACAAGCAGATCGCCGCCGCCATCCGCCGCGAGATCCTTCGCGAGGGCCAGGTCTTCTTCGTGCACAACCGCGTGCAGTCGATCCAGCGCGTCGCGGCGGAGCTCGCCGAGCTGGTCCCCGAGGCGCGGATCGCCGTCGCGCACGGCCAGATGGGCGAGCACGCGCTGGAGCAGGTCGTGGACGACTTCTGGGAGCGCAAGTTCGACGTCCTGGTGTCGACCACGATCATCGAGACCGGCCTCGACATCTCCAACGCGAACACGATCATCATCGACCGCGCCGACAAGTACGGTCTGAGCCAGCTCCACCAGCTCCGCGGACGCGTGGGTCGCGGACGGGAGCGCGCCTACGCGTACTTCCTCTACGACGACATGAAGCCGCTGAGCGAGACCGCGGCCGACCGGCTGCAGACCATCGCGGTCAACAACGACCTCGGCTCCGGTATGCAGGTCGCCCTCAAGGACCTCGAGCTGCGCGGTGCGGGCAACCTCCTCGGCGCCGAGCAGGCCGGACACATCGCGGGGGTCGGCTTCGACCTCTACCTGCGCATGATCGGCGAGGCCGTCGCGACCTTCCGGGGCGAGGAGGTCGAGACCGGGCAGGAGCTCCGACTCGAGCTGCCGCTCGACGCCCGCATCCCGGAGGACTACATCGACAGCGAACGCCTCCGGCTCGAGGCGTACCAGAAGCTCTCCGCCGCCTCGGCCGCGACCGCGAAGGACGACGCGATCGACCTCGTGGTGGAGGAGCTCGTCGACCGGTACGGCACGCCGCCGGACGAGGTCACCGGACTCGTGTCGATCGCGCGACTGCGGCGCCGGGCGGCCAGGGCCGGGCTCACCGACGTCGTGGCCATGGGCTCGAACCTGCGCCTCGCGCCCGCCCGTCTCGAGGACTCGATCAAGGTCCGGCTGCAGCGGCTCTATCCGAAGGCGAAGCTCGTCTCCGGCGGGGAGGCTCTCGTCGTGCCGATGCCCACGGTGCCCGCCGCGGTCGGCGTGGGCGTGGAGCCGCTGCCCGACGCGGAGCTGCTCGCCTGGGTCGACCAGCTGTTCACCGCCATCTTCCCCGAGCCCGCCAAGCCCGAGTGACCCGGGCGGCGGTCGCGGCCGCCTCCGCCGTGCACGACTGCGGAGCCCGCGGACGACACGCCGTCGCCGGCGGCTCGGG
This genomic stretch from Microbacterium sp. Nx66 harbors:
- the mfd gene encoding transcription-repair coupling factor, which produces MTVPGILRALEEASLYRDALAWAHTDADLGLVDGLDAPVLAGLLAKRAAAGHPAALLAVVPTGRRAESVAQALETYVPDAEVLTFPAWETLPHERLSPSPDTVGLRLQTLRRVAEWRGERPLVVVASVRAALQPIAGNLGDIVPLELTVGSRGNELDHVAEQLVERAYSRVDMVSRRGEFAVRGGILDVFPPTSEHPYRVEFFGDEIDQIRAFSVADQRSLPGDVPGVDLPPSRELLLTAEVRERARALIGGFPAISGMLEKMAEGIPVEGMESLLPAVAGPLKSLVEYLPEGTATAVIDPERSTARALTLGETNREFLDAAWSAATSGASAPIDLGAGDFLTIADLREVVRDRGGVWWRLSPFGIGDATAESVEAATVIPSFHGNVDGAIAFVEAKVADGWRVVVLATGHGLVDRARDVLSDRGIAARVVESIADAPDPGVATLTVGGVEAGFQVPEAKLAVLTDNEFYGRTIGGDQRVVKKLASRRKNVVDPLQLKQGDFVVHATHGIGRFVEMTQREVSTGGRNAAKSIRDYLVLEYAPSKRGYPGDKLYVPTDQLDLLSKYVGGEAPTLSKMGGSDWAQAKGKARKAVRDIAVELVKLYSARMSAKGYAFGPDTPWQRELEEAFPFAETHDQLQTIDEIKADMERPIPMDRLLSGDVGFGKTEVAVRAAFKAIQDGKQVAMLVPTTLLVKQHLETFTERFAGFPVKVRPLSRFQTDKEARLTLQGLLDGSVDMVIGTHRILTDQVLFKDLGLMIIDEEQRFGVEHKDALKKMKTNVDILAMSATPIPRTLEMAVTGIREMSTLATPPEDRHPILSFVGPRSDKQIAAAIRREILREGQVFFVHNRVQSIQRVAAELAELVPEARIAVAHGQMGEHALEQVVDDFWERKFDVLVSTTIIETGLDISNANTIIIDRADKYGLSQLHQLRGRVGRGRERAYAYFLYDDMKPLSETAADRLQTIAVNNDLGSGMQVALKDLELRGAGNLLGAEQAGHIAGVGFDLYLRMIGEAVATFRGEEVETGQELRLELPLDARIPEDYIDSERLRLEAYQKLSAASAATAKDDAIDLVVEELVDRYGTPPDEVTGLVSIARLRRRAARAGLTDVVAMGSNLRLAPARLEDSIKVRLQRLYPKAKLVSGGEALVVPMPTVPAAVGVGVEPLPDAELLAWVDQLFTAIFPEPAKPE